The proteins below are encoded in one region of Candidatus Saccharimonadales bacterium:
- a CDS encoding Y-family DNA polymerase, with protein sequence MIALVDCNNFFVSCERVFDPGLVSRPVAVLSSNDGCIVARSNEVKDLGVTMGAPAFKYKELLVRHRVVLKSSNFALYSDMSRRVMATLREYTPEVEIYSVDEAFLPLAGEQGYLEWAQELRDKVGRDTGIPVSVGVASTRTLAKAAATLSKRRSGVLSFADLSESEVDDYLRDLPVGDVWGIGRKLNRTLQAYQVRTAYGLRELPEGVLSQLSVSVRRTVQELRGEAAAAHKAARPKSMVSTRSFSSPIVELAEVREALSSHAATLAAKLRREDMTTRTLSAFIATGAYEGYRKASLNLAIPTSSTSELVRAAGELAEQVYRSGLRYKKAGVMAYELVPIEARQLALDSALDEIKAGEKIDSALDTINRRWGPHALQVAAEGWNQSWQPRHALRSPRYTTEWDELKLVG encoded by the coding sequence ATGATAGCTTTGGTTGACTGTAATAACTTTTTCGTGAGTTGTGAGCGAGTCTTCGATCCTGGTCTAGTGTCTCGTCCGGTAGCGGTGCTATCCAGTAACGATGGCTGTATCGTAGCTCGATCGAACGAGGTGAAGGATCTCGGGGTGACTATGGGCGCACCGGCTTTTAAGTACAAGGAGCTGCTGGTTCGACACCGGGTGGTACTAAAGTCGTCCAACTTCGCGCTTTATAGCGATATGTCACGCCGGGTGATGGCTACTCTGCGTGAGTACACGCCAGAAGTAGAGATATACTCGGTCGACGAGGCCTTTTTGCCTTTAGCGGGTGAGCAGGGTTATTTAGAGTGGGCTCAGGAGCTGAGAGACAAGGTAGGGCGCGATACTGGTATCCCGGTCAGTGTCGGAGTAGCTAGCACCCGAACACTGGCTAAGGCGGCGGCTACTTTATCAAAACGTCGGAGTGGGGTATTAAGTTTCGCTGATTTGTCCGAGTCGGAGGTGGATGACTATTTGCGCGACCTACCGGTCGGGGATGTCTGGGGCATCGGACGCAAACTCAATCGGACGCTGCAGGCTTATCAGGTCCGTACGGCCTACGGCTTGCGCGAGCTACCAGAAGGTGTTCTAAGCCAGCTCAGTGTATCCGTGCGCCGCACAGTTCAAGAGTTACGTGGGGAGGCAGCAGCGGCTCATAAAGCCGCTCGACCTAAGAGTATGGTTAGCACCCGCTCCTTCAGTAGTCCGATTGTGGAGTTAGCGGAGGTACGAGAAGCGCTCAGCTCCCATGCCGCTACACTGGCAGCTAAACTGCGCCGTGAGGACATGACCACCCGTACGTTATCTGCCTTCATCGCTACCGGTGCGTATGAGGGCTACCGGAAAGCTAGTTTAAATCTAGCCATCCCGACAAGTAGCACAAGTGAGCTAGTCCGCGCGGCTGGTGAGTTGGCCGAGCAGGTTTATCGCTCGGGTTTGCGTTATAAGAAGGCTGGTGTGATGGCGTATGAGTTGGTACCGATAGAAGCGCGGCAGCTAGCTCTAGACAGTGCGTTAGATGAGATCAAGGCGGGGGAGAAAATAGATAGCGCTCTAGATACTATCAACCGACGTTGGGGTCCACATGCCTTACAAGTAGCGGCCGAGGGTTGGAATCAAAGCTGGCAGCCCAGACACGCTCTACGTTCACCACGCTACACCACGGAGTGGGATGAGCTGAAGTTAGTAGGTTAG
- a CDS encoding phosphoglycerate kinase — MRTLHDIDLQGKTVLLRADYNVPLENGKITDDYRVLQSLPTIEYLLKQQCRIVILSHLGRPEGQRNDKYSLRPVAIHLAQLLKRAVVLADSPADVDTAANQVTLLENLRFWPGEEANDVGFAQELAELGEVFVQDGFGVVHRAHASTAAIAQYLPSVAGLLLDKEVAFITDAMESPKRPLVVIFGGAKISDKIQVIERFIDRADSILIGGAMANTFLAYAGLPIGKSIYEPGQEEMIEGLLHKVLEKEETDCSACRDLTDHNELLAAQHTIDIPTDVAVAPAIEESARRRIVTTDAVGEDEYILDLGPETIRHYQEILAAAGTVVWNGPVGYTELSQFREGSNLLATTLKEHKDYLQSIIGGGDTAGFVLSWDVDAGGSFSHVSTGGGAALDLMAGKELPGIAALSD; from the coding sequence ATGAGAACCTTGCACGACATCGACCTCCAGGGCAAGACTGTTCTGCTACGGGCCGACTACAACGTGCCGCTCGAGAACGGTAAAATTACCGACGACTATCGTGTGCTGCAGTCATTACCGACCATAGAGTATTTACTTAAGCAGCAGTGCCGGATAGTTATCCTTAGCCACTTAGGGCGTCCCGAAGGACAGCGAAATGATAAATACTCTTTGCGACCTGTGGCGATTCATTTGGCACAATTACTTAAGCGAGCGGTGGTTTTAGCTGATTCTCCTGCGGACGTCGATACCGCGGCCAACCAAGTGACTTTACTGGAAAACTTACGCTTTTGGCCAGGAGAAGAGGCTAATGATGTCGGATTTGCACAGGAGCTGGCCGAACTGGGTGAAGTGTTCGTGCAGGATGGTTTTGGCGTGGTGCACCGGGCTCATGCCTCAACGGCTGCGATTGCACAGTATTTACCTAGTGTGGCTGGGCTACTGCTAGATAAAGAAGTAGCCTTCATCACCGATGCGATGGAAAGTCCTAAGCGCCCCTTAGTGGTGATATTTGGCGGAGCAAAAATCTCAGATAAGATTCAGGTTATCGAACGTTTTATCGATCGTGCCGATTCGATTTTAATTGGCGGTGCGATGGCAAACACCTTCCTAGCTTATGCTGGTTTACCGATAGGTAAGAGCATCTACGAGCCTGGACAGGAGGAGATGATTGAGGGGTTATTACATAAGGTGCTCGAGAAAGAGGAGACCGACTGTAGTGCTTGTCGAGACCTTACGGACCATAACGAGTTACTGGCGGCTCAACACACCATCGATATACCGACCGATGTCGCGGTTGCTCCGGCTATCGAGGAATCGGCTCGCCGCAGGATCGTAACTACTGATGCGGTAGGGGAGGATGAGTATATCCTCGATCTCGGCCCAGAAACGATCCGTCATTATCAGGAAATATTAGCTGCGGCCGGTACGGTCGTCTGGAATGGTCCGGTCGGTTATACCGAGTTGAGTCAGTTCAGGGAGGGGTCAAATCTGTTAGCGACTACTTTAAAGGAGCACAAAGATTACTTGCAGAGCATCATCGGGGGAGGCGACACGGCTGGTTTCGTCCTCAGCTGGGACGTTGATGCAGGCGGTAGCTTTAGTCATGTCTCAACCGGAGGTGGGGCAGCGCTAGATCTTATGGCCGGCAAGGAACTACCCGGTATCGCTGCTTTATCCGACTGA
- the tpiA gene encoding triose-phosphate isomerase translates to MSKTLIAGNWKMHLTAEQSRGLAERVEKTAVKYSKAVDVVVCPTHVCLPAVAAVTKKLSVGAQNIYFADEGAFTGEVSANQVKEFVRYVIVGHSERRHVFGELNEMVARKAAACLRHNLTPIICVGEIGYERDHGETVQVLNDQIATGLTMLTAAEIEQIVIAYEPVWAIGTGENAKPEDVAAAARTINQAIQEMFGAAAASKCRILYGGSVTAATAASYLALEEISGLLVGGASLNEHEFNDIVEQASHDK, encoded by the coding sequence ATGAGTAAGACGTTAATTGCTGGGAACTGGAAGATGCATCTCACCGCTGAGCAATCGCGGGGCTTAGCTGAACGGGTCGAGAAAACTGCTGTTAAGTATTCTAAGGCGGTAGATGTAGTAGTCTGTCCTACCCACGTCTGCCTTCCCGCTGTTGCCGCAGTAACTAAGAAGCTCTCGGTCGGGGCACAGAACATCTACTTCGCTGATGAAGGAGCATTTACTGGGGAAGTATCGGCCAACCAAGTTAAAGAGTTCGTTCGCTATGTTATCGTTGGCCATTCGGAACGACGTCACGTTTTTGGTGAGCTGAATGAGATGGTAGCTCGAAAAGCGGCCGCCTGTCTGCGTCATAACTTAACTCCGATTATCTGTGTCGGCGAGATTGGCTACGAGCGAGATCACGGTGAGACGGTGCAGGTCTTAAACGACCAGATTGCTACCGGCTTAACCATGCTGACAGCAGCAGAAATCGAGCAGATAGTTATCGCATATGAGCCGGTCTGGGCGATTGGTACCGGTGAGAATGCTAAGCCGGAGGATGTAGCAGCTGCTGCCCGAACTATTAATCAGGCTATCCAGGAGATGTTCGGGGCCGCAGCCGCCAGTAAGTGCCGTATACTCTATGGCGGTAGTGTGACCGCCGCCACCGCCGCCAGCTACTTGGCACTAGAAGAGATTAGTGGTCTTTTAGTCGGCGGAGCTAGTTTAAATGAACATGAATTTAATGACATAGTGGAGCAAGCCAGCCATGACAAATAA
- a CDS encoding bifunctional 5,10-methylenetetrahydrofolate dehydrogenase/5,10-methenyltetrahydrofolate cyclohydrolase — MLLKSSELADYIKAQQVQAVRSLQHTGIKPKLAIVQAGTMVVSDTYVRLKQAYGQDIGVEVERYDTDTSNLVDTIQRLNGTDSIHGIIVQLPLPESIDTGEVLNRIDSVKDVDGLGAESAFDPATPTAILWLLSEGNVELDSKTIGVIGHGRLVGAPLVRILKASGHEPLIADKETGDVAELMRECDVVITATGRPGLITPDMVHSGQVIIDAGTSSEDGSLVGDVDSSLYERSDLKISPVPGGVGPLTVAALFANVIEAFKRQGRG; from the coding sequence ATGTTACTCAAAAGTTCTGAACTAGCGGATTATATTAAAGCTCAGCAGGTTCAAGCCGTGCGTAGCCTGCAGCATACCGGTATCAAGCCTAAGCTCGCTATCGTTCAGGCGGGTACTATGGTAGTGAGTGATACTTACGTGCGGTTGAAGCAAGCTTATGGCCAAGATATCGGCGTTGAAGTAGAGCGATACGATACGGATACCAGCAACCTTGTGGATACGATTCAACGCTTAAACGGCACGGATAGCATTCACGGTATCATCGTGCAGCTACCGCTCCCTGAGAGTATTGATACCGGAGAAGTGTTGAACCGGATAGACTCGGTAAAAGATGTTGATGGACTCGGTGCAGAAAGTGCGTTTGATCCGGCCACTCCGACGGCGATTCTATGGCTATTGAGTGAGGGTAATGTCGAGCTAGATAGTAAAACTATCGGCGTGATTGGTCACGGTCGACTGGTAGGAGCACCTCTAGTACGCATACTAAAGGCATCAGGTCATGAACCCTTAATTGCTGATAAAGAAACAGGAGATGTGGCTGAGCTGATGAGGGAATGTGATGTTGTCATTACCGCTACCGGGCGGCCCGGGCTGATTACACCTGATATGGTCCACAGTGGACAGGTTATCATCGATGCCGGCACTAGTAGTGAGGACGGTAGTTTGGTGGGCGATGTCGACTCATCGTTGTATGAGCGTAGCGACTTAAAAATCAGTCCTGTTCCGGGTGGAGTGGGACCGTTGACGGTGGCGGCACTGTTTGCAAACGTGATTGAGGCGTTTAAGCGGCAAGGGCGCGGCTAA
- a CDS encoding response regulator translates to MAKTKIALIEDDLAIVQMYRMKFEAEGFDVAYAGDGEQGLEMVREFKPDIVLLDLMMPVMDGAEMLAKMRAESWGKDVKVIILTNMGEAEAPKAIRELGVDSFIVKADLTPKQVAERVSRALAA, encoded by the coding sequence ATGGCAAAAACTAAAATAGCACTTATCGAAGATGACTTAGCTATAGTCCAAATGTATCGTATGAAGTTCGAAGCCGAAGGCTTCGATGTTGCCTATGCCGGTGATGGCGAACAGGGGCTCGAGATGGTACGCGAGTTCAAGCCAGATATAGTACTCCTCGATCTCATGATGCCGGTGATGGATGGGGCTGAGATGTTAGCTAAAATGCGCGCTGAGTCCTGGGGCAAGGATGTCAAGGTGATCATCCTAACCAACATGGGTGAAGCCGAAGCACCGAAAGCCATCCGGGAGCTCGGTGTCGATTCTTTCATCGTCAAGGCCGACCTCACCCCTAAGCAGGTGGCGGAGCGGGTTAGCCGCGCCCTTGCCGCTTAA
- a CDS encoding ThiF family adenylyltransferase, whose translation MSDKAFTFSHAGEQISQTLKRSKWSQPDRFNLENKKDKTRLQALITSGDTVDIHDQVQLIAEDLYDLAHPEQKDSKDPNTYADFIANITAQGMEYGEWFFFPWSRALVRYPEREDLRRIRTSRNRNLITSSEQERLYEATVAVFGLSVGSNVVEALLSSGIGGKLIIADMDTIEPSNLNRIRADFTQVGVKKLDYVAKRISMIDPYIEQVHLPAGLTAENLETVVTNHRPDVIIDEVDNLPIKIQLRKVAQKEGLPIVMATDDGDNALLDIERYDLESIEPFNGRIPAEIIDSVISGEFPREKLGLVIGKYFVGVENIPLRMFQSLQEVGKTLPSWPQLGNAAATGGTAAAFATRQIILDRNLPTQRVMVDFDKLMNSEIHTKEYRRDLAMYRAMLEDIPVVS comes from the coding sequence ATGAGTGATAAAGCGTTTACATTTAGCCATGCAGGAGAACAGATATCTCAGACACTGAAGCGATCGAAATGGAGTCAACCCGACCGGTTTAATCTAGAGAATAAGAAGGATAAAACTCGGCTACAAGCACTAATCACTTCAGGTGATACCGTGGATATACATGATCAGGTGCAGCTCATTGCTGAGGACCTGTATGATCTAGCGCACCCAGAACAAAAAGACAGCAAAGATCCAAATACATACGCTGACTTTATCGCGAATATTACCGCTCAAGGGATGGAGTACGGCGAGTGGTTCTTTTTCCCTTGGTCGCGGGCACTAGTTCGCTATCCGGAGCGGGAAGATCTTCGCCGTATCCGTACTTCTCGTAATCGTAATTTGATTACGAGCAGCGAACAGGAGCGACTTTATGAGGCCACCGTAGCCGTTTTCGGCCTGAGTGTTGGCAGTAATGTAGTTGAGGCGCTGCTCTCGTCTGGTATTGGCGGCAAATTGATTATCGCGGACATGGATACCATCGAGCCCTCAAACCTAAATCGTATTCGGGCCGATTTTACCCAGGTAGGTGTGAAAAAACTAGACTATGTGGCTAAGCGCATCAGCATGATTGATCCTTATATCGAGCAGGTACATTTACCTGCTGGGTTAACAGCTGAAAATCTCGAAACGGTTGTTACTAATCACCGACCCGATGTCATTATCGACGAAGTCGATAACTTACCGATAAAAATTCAACTTCGTAAGGTAGCGCAAAAAGAAGGTTTGCCGATCGTTATGGCTACGGATGATGGCGATAATGCCTTGCTCGATATCGAACGTTATGATCTGGAGAGTATTGAACCTTTTAACGGCCGTATCCCAGCGGAAATCATCGACTCAGTTATAAGTGGTGAGTTTCCGCGAGAGAAACTGGGTCTAGTAATTGGGAAGTATTTTGTTGGGGTGGAGAACATCCCTCTTAGAATGTTTCAATCACTGCAAGAGGTGGGCAAGACGTTACCTAGTTGGCCCCAGCTGGGTAATGCTGCTGCTACTGGCGGTACGGCGGCAGCCTTTGCGACTCGTCAGATTATTCTAGATCGCAATTTACCGACCCAGAGGGTGATGGTGGACTTCGATAAGCTCATGAATAGTGAGATTCATACCAAAGAGTATCGAAGAGATCTGGCTATGTATCGGGCAATGTTGGAGGATATACCGGTCGTCTCTTAG
- the pyk gene encoding pyruvate kinase, with amino-acid sequence MAVKFKRTKIIASFGPSSDEPEIVKRLLKAGVNGVRLNFSHGTHESHGQHIKRARDAAKEIGKPIAIIADLQGPKIRIGELPSGGIDLEVGDEVAFAHQADYGASGIIPVQYDLSSKVKPGEIIFLFDGNLQVEVTAVKKEVIHTKVLAGGHLTSRKGINLPDTDLGGDILTTKDYADIAFAVENDIDYIAMSFVQRASDIEGLRDHLKQLKSDIKIIAKVETKAAVENIESIVAVSDGVMVARGDLAIEVGPEVVPIVQRQIIGLAQQYGVIAIVATQMLASMTSSPQPTRAEVSDIATAVICGADCLMLSDETAAGDFPVEAVRLMKRVSLYAEDNSPVEPLYINMEDHTRGSAIASAAITLAHQVQAKAIIAETATGRTALNIAAHRPQMPIIMATNNRRVAQQLAIVYGGKSYFFKSPRNAGERAIEHFKQHGYFVPGDVAVLTYGEHPGVTGGTDTIKVRQL; translated from the coding sequence ATGGCAGTAAAATTCAAACGCACCAAAATCATCGCTAGTTTCGGTCCGTCTTCTGATGAGCCAGAGATTGTTAAGCGGCTCCTTAAGGCCGGAGTCAACGGCGTTCGACTTAACTTTTCACATGGTACTCACGAAAGTCATGGTCAACACATTAAGCGGGCCCGTGATGCAGCTAAAGAGATAGGTAAGCCGATCGCTATCATTGCTGATCTGCAGGGACCGAAGATACGTATCGGAGAACTACCTAGCGGCGGCATCGATCTAGAGGTTGGCGATGAGGTGGCGTTTGCTCATCAAGCAGACTATGGCGCCAGTGGCATCATTCCTGTCCAGTACGATTTAAGCAGCAAGGTAAAGCCGGGCGAGATCATCTTTCTCTTCGACGGGAATCTTCAGGTCGAAGTAACAGCCGTGAAAAAAGAGGTTATCCACACTAAGGTTTTAGCTGGTGGCCACTTAACTTCGCGTAAAGGCATTAATCTACCTGATACTGATCTCGGTGGCGATATCCTAACTACTAAAGATTACGCCGATATCGCCTTTGCGGTCGAGAACGATATCGACTATATCGCTATGTCGTTTGTGCAGCGCGCTAGTGATATCGAAGGTTTACGCGATCACCTGAAGCAACTTAAAAGTGATATTAAGATAATTGCTAAGGTTGAGACTAAGGCGGCGGTCGAGAATATCGAGTCAATCGTAGCGGTTAGTGACGGCGTGATGGTAGCTCGGGGGGATCTGGCTATCGAGGTCGGTCCAGAGGTAGTCCCAATCGTTCAACGTCAGATCATCGGTCTAGCCCAACAGTACGGAGTGATAGCGATCGTAGCTACTCAAATGCTAGCCAGTATGACTTCTTCCCCGCAACCGACTCGAGCTGAAGTATCCGATATTGCTACAGCTGTCATCTGTGGCGCAGATTGTTTGATGTTGAGCGACGAGACAGCTGCCGGTGATTTCCCGGTCGAGGCAGTTCGGTTAATGAAGCGAGTTAGCCTCTATGCTGAGGATAACTCACCGGTTGAGCCGCTCTATATAAATATGGAGGACCATACCCGCGGTAGCGCTATAGCTTCGGCCGCTATCACCCTAGCTCACCAGGTTCAGGCCAAAGCAATCATTGCTGAGACCGCTACCGGTCGGACGGCCTTAAACATTGCCGCCCACCGTCCGCAAATGCCGATCATCATGGCTACTAACAACCGTCGGGTAGCCCAGCAGTTAGCTATCGTTTACGGTGGCAAGTCGTACTTCTTTAAGAGTCCTCGTAATGCCGGCGAGAGAGCCATCGAACATTTCAAGCAGCATGGTTACTTCGTCCCAGGCGACGTAGCTGTATTAACGTATGGTGAACATCCCGGTGTAACTGGCGGGACAGACACTATTAAGGTGCGGCAGTTATAA
- a CDS encoding ATP-binding protein: MILSIVIAAVLVQCLIVAFVLSKKDKDGSHVLFACAAFSLAAWAFANYLSTILVGDALLYAMRSVMALVVVQNTFLTLFCYFYPIARVRRMGWRLYIYLAFSLITVALTLTPLVFIDTTLVNGTPYPEAGPGILIFLIHAVSSVIIGMAQLVKRRRRSVGSARAQLAFIILGVALLWTIVPVTNLVVTLVLQTTLFIRLSAVYVLIFSSIIAYTIVRHRMFDIRLVVARSVAYSLVIITMGLLYGFVVFGVAERLFPSSNATGLQQVFYTLAAVFLALTFQPIKRLFDRVSDRIFYRNRYSSEDVLNRLGKVFVTKGNSFELLDDTLQIIVSALRVESGRLIVVDNNEIYATAHTGDGIEVETTAATLSRFPQQINILDEAHSSDEQTLLRSLKSYTVVRLTTQNDLVGYLLLGAKQSGTIYTQQDINLLEILAQELAVAVQNAKSYEEIQAFSETLKNEVDEATAQLRETNQRLIKLDEAKDEFISMASHQLRTPLTTIKGYLSMLLEGDAGKLTKKQTDFIDLAFVSSERMVHLIADMLNVSRISTGRLTIDTMTFDLAEVVSSEIDQLRRQAEARDVKLTLHKSDKSIMVRLDETKLRQVIMNFTDNAIYYAPEGQVDIYIEQHDQTVEFRVKDNGIGVSVEAQKRLFSKFFRAENAQHVRPDGTGLGLYMAKQVIEAQDGELIFESTEGKGSTFGFRFKLKD, from the coding sequence ATGATACTGTCTATCGTAATTGCCGCTGTACTCGTCCAATGTCTGATTGTAGCCTTTGTATTGTCGAAAAAAGACAAGGACGGTAGTCACGTCTTGTTTGCTTGCGCGGCGTTTTCCCTGGCGGCATGGGCATTCGCTAACTACCTCTCTACCATACTAGTCGGAGATGCCTTGCTTTATGCCATGCGCTCAGTGATGGCTTTAGTGGTAGTGCAAAATACTTTCCTGACTTTATTCTGCTACTTCTATCCGATAGCTAGAGTTAGACGAATGGGGTGGCGACTCTATATTTACCTAGCATTCTCTCTCATTACTGTTGCCTTAACATTAACTCCTCTGGTTTTTATCGACACGACTTTAGTGAACGGTACACCATATCCTGAGGCTGGACCGGGAATATTAATATTTTTAATCCACGCTGTAAGCTCGGTAATAATTGGTATGGCACAGCTAGTTAAGCGTCGCCGTCGTTCTGTCGGCTCGGCTCGAGCTCAATTAGCGTTTATTATCTTGGGCGTTGCTTTACTCTGGACTATCGTACCGGTTACTAACCTAGTGGTGACCTTGGTGCTTCAAACCACCCTCTTCATCCGGTTGAGCGCAGTATATGTTTTGATTTTCTCCTCAATTATCGCCTATACCATAGTGCGTCATCGGATGTTCGATATTCGCCTCGTAGTAGCTCGTTCCGTAGCTTATTCATTAGTGATAATCACTATGGGCTTACTGTATGGCTTTGTCGTGTTTGGGGTGGCAGAACGGCTGTTTCCTTCCTCAAATGCTACCGGACTCCAGCAAGTTTTCTATACACTTGCTGCCGTATTTCTCGCTCTAACTTTCCAGCCGATTAAACGTTTATTCGATCGGGTTTCTGATCGAATATTCTATCGTAATCGTTACAGTTCCGAAGATGTACTGAATCGTCTCGGTAAAGTCTTTGTAACCAAAGGTAATAGCTTCGAGCTGCTCGATGATACACTACAGATTATCGTTTCTGCTCTCCGGGTTGAGTCCGGTCGTTTAATAGTGGTCGATAATAATGAGATATATGCTACGGCCCATACAGGTGATGGTATCGAAGTAGAAACGACAGCAGCTACACTCTCTCGTTTTCCCCAGCAAATAAATATCCTTGATGAAGCACATAGTTCTGATGAACAGACGCTCTTGCGTAGCTTGAAGTCCTACACCGTAGTGAGGCTGACGACGCAGAATGATCTTGTCGGCTACCTCCTGTTAGGAGCTAAGCAGTCCGGCACTATTTATACTCAGCAGGACATTAATTTGCTCGAGATTCTCGCCCAGGAACTGGCCGTGGCCGTGCAGAATGCCAAGAGTTACGAGGAGATTCAGGCTTTTTCTGAAACCCTGAAGAATGAAGTGGACGAGGCGACTGCCCAGCTCCGCGAGACTAATCAGCGGCTGATAAAACTCGATGAGGCTAAGGACGAGTTTATCTCGATGGCTTCGCACCAGCTGCGGACACCACTAACTACGATTAAGGGCTATCTATCAATGCTACTGGAAGGTGATGCCGGTAAGCTGACGAAAAAGCAGACCGACTTTATCGACTTGGCTTTCGTCAGTTCGGAGAGGATGGTGCATCTAATAGCCGACATGCTGAATGTCTCGCGCATCTCCACTGGTCGCTTAACTATCGATACTATGACGTTCGATCTAGCGGAGGTAGTAAGTAGCGAGATCGATCAGCTTCGCCGTCAGGCCGAAGCTCGAGACGTTAAACTTACTCTGCATAAATCAGATAAGTCGATTATGGTCAGGCTGGATGAGACCAAGTTACGCCAGGTTATTATGAACTTTACCGATAATGCCATCTATTACGCTCCGGAAGGGCAGGTTGATATCTACATCGAGCAGCACGACCAGACAGTTGAGTTCCGGGTTAAGGATAACGGCATCGGTGTCTCCGTTGAGGCGCAGAAGCGGCTATTTTCGAAGTTTTTCCGAGCCGAAAATGCCCAACACGTCCGTCCCGACGGGACCGGACTGGGCCTCTATATGGCCAAGCAGGTTATTGAAGCTCAGGATGGGGAGCTGATCTTTGAAAGCACGGAGGGCAAGGGCTCGACCTTCGGCTTTCGCTTTAAGCTAAAAGATTAG